TCACTAAACTACGTGACTTCAGATCTCTAACGAAGAGAGTAAAGAACACAAGAACGTCCCAAAGAAGACTAATATGCATTCTTAGCAAAGGGAAACATTAGAGACTAACAAAGATAAGCGTTGTGGCCATCTGGTCCTTTTCTATCATGGACGGAAAGATAGGGTCCCGCTGAAATGACCCTCATAGTCCTTGGCCCTCGAGACTCGTTGATGTGTTTACGTTGAGCGCTGGAGATAGGATGTCTTGTGAGAATCCAGACCATGGCGCGTGTGAAAGACAGCCGAATGCACCCAGAGGTGAAATATACATTATTCACTTTGCGCCATTCATTATAATGTATGGCGCAAAGTAGGCGATGAGAGAATTACCGACAATAGATTTTGTTGGAGCCAAAAGAAAAGGACCGAAGAAATCCaaccaaaattattccttatcatctaaaatataataattcgtaatttcaGAACATTGTAGAATTTAAAGAGTTGCtgttatagaaaaatgaatgtttgatCGAGTTTTTTTCACACGTTACGGCTTAGTGACATTCTGATCCTATGCATTAGTTAACTCTAAAAGTGGATTACGttcatcgaaaaaatattaataaatttataatttgaatgttATAAAACTAATCTAAATCAATGAAAGCACATTCTGAAATACACCAGAAGCAAATGCGAAcataagtaacaaatattaaaagaagCAGAGTAAGTTTTATTATCACATGCGAAAACACGGAAATCTCCGTGGCCGGTCCTCAGCGTTCGGCACGCAAAACACGGAGATCTCCGTGAGCGGTCCGCAACGTGttaaaatctcttcctttttttaagttcaagaaagaaactaaacgctacaaatgaatatcacatcagacggacgcagtaataaaaatggctaaaagagccttgtggtgtgaaaactccccctactgtgcgactcacctcggcgaagttggaaagggaaaaagggtatcggttgttgcctttcacggaaacagttcatttttctccctcttaaggaggaacctgcgcttcgaagtACTCTtttcatatgataaaaattttatgttttaatgagTTGATTCtggtttaaaatgcttttttataattatttagtactattaaaaagaaattatggtAAGATATCGTTGTAAACTTGCAAAAAGAAACTTAAACACTCATAATGTAAACTAAAGGTTATATTGACCTCAGCAGCAGCAGTTATTACTTTAGCATTTTAATTCaagaataattaatgaattgatgataaagaaaaaatattttctggtgaaaaatatctcaaaatgtgAATATAAGGTTTAATTTAGCGATATAATGCGATGAAAATTTAAGGCATAAATGTTTGGCAACATTGAAATTGGTAAACAGTTGACTGTGACATAGCAACGCGCCCTGTGGTATCTTGCTAAGCTTGATTAAACGTGGTGTATATCATCTTCGAGTGTTGAGGTTTTCAAGAGCGTTTCTTTATGCATAAGTTATTGcgtccatcatttttattttttcacccttcATTTCAACCATTTGTTCGTGATCTCATTCATCTACATCCCTTCACATTTTTCACTATCGCTCATCTTTGCCATCATCATTTTGTCAACGATAGAATCCATTCTACGCAATGGATAATCTCCAAGCTCGTAACGAGGGCAGATTTGCTAAAGCAAAGAAAGCCAAACGATTTGAAAACCTGAAGATTTGCTCGGCGCGGGAGAAGTCAGAAGTTTCCGGTGTCAACAACATCATAGTTAGGAAGCAGAATTGTTGATGTGATGTTCCTCGCGCAGCAACTGATTTGCTCGGGCTGTGATAATGTTTTATCACTCCTGGATATATTGTCGGAGAGTGTAATTGGTCTTGCCAGCAAATGGCCAATCAGTTGCAGGCAATGTGATATTGATAAATATGTTTGTACCTCAAAAAGTACTACCAATCCAGAGACTAATCACATGTCCTATAGCATCAATATAAAGGCTGCTTTAGGtaagataatgaaatattttgactaTGAAGGTGCTTCATTGTTTCCTTAAGCTGTATAAAATAGACAATTTCTATGATTTTAACTAATCCTTTTGTTTTAATATGCTGTTAATAATCAGGTATGCTTGATGCTTGCATTGGCCCTACTCATGCCAACGCCTTCCTTACCTGCCTTAATGTGCCTGCCGTAACCGAGTCGCTGTTAAAAAGAAGTGAAAGGATAGTTGGGCCTGCTATTGAAGATGTTGCGAACAAGAGCTGCATACTATCATCTACACTTGAAAAAACATTGGAGGCATCTATAACTCAAGGTATTCTTTGATATGATTATTTGAATGCCCATTTCTTTgggtatttatttcattcaatgtttTAATAAGCTTTTCTTATTGTTCTAGAATCTCTGGAATCAAATGAACTGGCGTTACCTCTTGTTGGTGACGAAACATCAATCGAGGGAGAGTAAGTATaaacgaaaaatcatttttactagTATTGGTCTCCATTCTTGTTCTATATCGTAAAACATTGCCGAAAGTGTGGTAAATTTGCTGAGAGTTAAGCAGTGGATAAACATTTTGCACACTACACACAAACTTCTTTCACTGCGCATTGTACCAATAAGATgtaaccataataataataataataatagatgcaTTTATTCAGGTGAGGTTGAGGCTAGTCCCCTCTTCCATCTAAACCTTGAATATGAATAGCATAAATAGGTCTATGATAAGGTGAGGTATAGGTGTGAAACTTCTAACTTCATTAGAAGCACttaatattataagaaattaagTAAAGTACTTCTCACAATGACttttttggagtaaaaaaataactgccattgaatatttcattttgaagacaTTGCATTTGGTTAGAATTGTTGTTATAACCTTGTGTTAATTGGGGAATCAGATTCCTTACCAATCTTATCTGAAGTGACATAAGGATATGTGTCCAGGCTGTTAATGAGTTTCATGTATGGTTTATTGTGGATTGGGAACAGTAATACATATTTACAATGTCACTTACGCTGATgacaccaatttttttatttcatcaccaaatgctaaattattaattactgaGGCACAAGTGTTGATTTATAACATTTGTTAGTTGTCATCAATCAACTCTCtgacattaaattgaaaataaacgccTTTGATGGAGACCTGAATATAATATTAGAGGTCAGCCGTATGAAAGCAACTTTGATGAAGTTTTTGGGTTACAGCATGGGGATATGCAGCACTATAATAGAAAATAGGATATTCGTGTATCCAAGCTAACTTCTAAGTTGCTCTggtcagatttttttttatttttgcaatcctTGTAGACATCAGTTTACATTACCAAAAATCCTCACAATACTCCATGCATATATCTTAAATGTGGCATTTTACATATTATATGCACATGAACCATGACCTAACGGCATTGACTCTTAATAGCCCTTTGGCCTTGGCATTGGATTGTATATTAAATTACCGACTGCCATTACAACTATTGAATGCTATCAGTTATTTAAAAGATGTACGTAGCATGTTCAATACCTTGACTTGTCCTATATTTGTTGGCGCAAATTGCCTGGcaagtattatcattattattgcatTCATTACTATTaagcctttctttttttttacagaggaGCAAGTAATGTGGTATCCCCTGTCCTTGAAACCTCGATAGCTGCGTCCTATGATATGGGATGGCAAAGGAGAGGGAGTGGGAGAAGTAATTCCAGCCTCCCTGGACATGGATGTCTCATTGGCATCCATTCAAAAAATGTTCTCTCTTTTGGAGTGCAGCTTACAAGGCTTGCTCTTACTCTAATGTCGACCACGACTGTCGCAGGAATTGGTCTGGCAGTGCCAAGGCAGTGGAGGCGGATTTGGCAGTAGAGCTTTTGACCACCAGCACTCCTCTGAAGGCAGCTCAAGTAAAGGTGGGAACCATTGCCTGCGATGAAGATTCTCCCACCACAGCCAAAATTAGGAGGGATGtaggaaatgtggaaaaggtgtCCGATATCAACCATGCGAAAAAGAATTTGGGGAATGCATTGTATGGTTTGAGGATGTCACACAAGCAGTTGACTCCAACTGTTATAAAGTGTTTGCAGAGGTGCTTTGGTTATGCGCTACAACAAAATAAGGGAAATCCAGAAAGCCTCAGGAAAGCTACTTTGAATGTTATCCCTCACTCCTTTGACTCTCATGTGGTGTGGCTTTGTTAAAGACCCAGTAGCATATTACCATCGAGGACTTCCCAGGGGATTAGGTTTGGAGGGTGAAACTTTGCGTGCAAGCCTCAACAAAGTTTttgagaaatttggaaaaattgccAATAGTTTGGCTCCTTGTGGCTCTACACAAGGCAATGAAAGCTTCGATGCTATTGTAGCCAGCAAAGCCCCTAAATCCAGGCATTATGGCTCTTCCGAATCTAATGATTACAGAGTCGCAGCAGCAGTTGGCCATAAGAATGTTTGTGTCGGGTATGTGGCAGATGTGAAGAAGTCCCTGATGTTATCTCCAGGGTCCAACACAGATAAGCACAGGCAGTGGCTGGCTAGAAAGCGAATGGGTGTCATGGAGAAGAGGAAGAGTTTGGGCTTCAAGTGAAGGAGACTTTTCAAAAGTCTAAAGGAGGGAGCAATGGTGAAGAGTCGGGAAGCTCGGGAAGGGGAGACATATCGGAGTGGGATGGGATTGGATGGTGATGCCACTCTCATTTCACCTCAAGTGCTTGTTCTGGTCACCAGCGAATATTCTCTTATAACATTTGATGTGGAAACCGCAGACCCGAGTAATTCATCAGAAATTATTCCGGTTGGTGCTGTGGGAGAATCAGAATTCTCTGTATATATTAAACCTTCAGGGCCTATTCCTGAGCAAGTGAGTGAATTGAGTGGGCTGGGAAGTGTGAGGGATGGGGAAATGTGGAGTGGAGGAAAGAAGCT
The nucleotide sequence above comes from Ischnura elegans chromosome 13, ioIscEleg1.1, whole genome shotgun sequence. Encoded proteins:
- the LOC124170079 gene encoding uncharacterized protein LOC124170079, encoding MLDACIGPTHANAFLTCLNVPAVTESLLKRSERIVGPAIEDVANKSCILSSTLEKTLEASITQESLESNELALPLVGDETSIEGEGASNVVSPVLETSIAASYDMGWQRRGSGRSNSSLPGHGCLIGIHSKNVLSFGVQLTRLALTLMSTTTVAGIGLAVPRQWRRIWQ